TCTTCGTGTCGTCGGGGCTCGCGTACGTGACGCTGCCGCTGGCGGCGTCGTACCTGGTCTCGAAGCGCGCGATCGACACGTACGCCGACGCGCTGCGGATCGAGAACGGCCGGCACCTGGATGTCAGCGTGATCTACCCGGGGTACGTGCCGACGCCGATCCACGACGCGTCGCTGGCGCGTGGGGTGGATCTCGGGATGTTCCTGCCGGCCGAGACGGTCGAGCAGGTGGTCGGGACGATCGTGGACGTTGCGGCCGCGCGCCGGCCGCCGCGGAACCGGGCGTCGACGCGGACGACCGGCATCGGGGTCGCGGTGGCGCGGCACCTGCCGTCGGTCGCGGACCGGATCGTGCGGGTGCGGACCAACCGGCGGCGGCGTGGTCTGGGTGAGCTGACGGATCGACTGGGGAAGATATGACCATGCAGGCAGAGCGGGCTGGGGTGATCACGCCGGACGGCGTGCGGCTGCACGTGGAGACGGCAGGGTCGCCTGACGCGCCGGTGACGGTGGTGCTCGCGCACGGGTGGACGTGTTCGACGCGGAGCTGGCACCACCAGTTCACGGGGCTGCCCGGCGTACTGGGGGCTGACGGGGTCCGGGTCGTTGCCTACGACCACCGGGGGCACGGCCGGTCGGACGCGGCACCGGCCGGTACGACGCGGATCGAGCAGCTCGCCGACGATCTGGTGACGGTGCTGGACGAGGTCGCGCCGTCGGGGCCGGTGGTGTACGCCGGGCACTCGATGGGCGGGATGACGTTGATGGCGCTGGCCGACCGGCGGCCGGAGCTGTTCGGGTCGCGGATCGTGGGCGCGGCGCTGGTCAGTACGTCATCCGGGCAGATGACGTCGCGGGCCTTCGGGCTGCCGGCCCGGCTGGACGGCGCCGCCGCGGTGGTGGCGCCGCGGGCGATGAACCTGGCGGGCGCGCGGATGGAGAAGCGCGAGGCCCGGAGGGCGGCCGTGGAAGCAGAGGTGAAGGCGTGGCGGGCGCTTGCCTCGACCCGGCTGCGGCGGCCGGCGTTGAAGCAGCTGGTGTTCGGCAAGAAGGTCGACCCCGCCGAGGTCGACGTCCTGCTGGCCGACCTGGAAGCCCTGCCGGGCCGGTCGTTCAGTGGGTTCTTCGAGGCGATCACGCAGCACGAGCTCGGCCATGCGCTCGCCGTACTGGACGACATCCCGGTCGAGGTCATGCACGGCACCCGCGATCGCCTGCTCCCACCCCGGCATGCGAACCGGATGGCCCAGCTGATCCCGTCGTCCCGCCTGTGGATGTACCCAGGCGCCGGTCACATGCTCATGCAGGAACGTCCCCGCGACGTCACCCACCGCCTGGCGTCGCTGGCCCGCAAGGCCGTCAGCTGAGCGGTGCGAGCTGGATCACCTTTCTCCGCGGCAGACACACCCTAGGGTGGCTGGGTGCAGAACCTTCTTTCGGACGTCGTGGTCGTGGATCTGACCCGGGCGCTGGCCGGGCCGCATGCCGCGATGATGCTGGGGGATCTCGGGGCGCGGGTGATCAAGGTCGAGACCCCGGCCGGAGGGGACGACAGCCGCGGGTGGGGGCCGCCGTTCGCCGGCGACCAGTCGACGTACTTCCTGTCGGCCAACCGGAACAAGGAGTCGGTGACGGCCGACCTGAAGTCGGCCGAGGGCAAGGAGTTCCTGACGCGGCTGGTCGGCAAGGCCGACGTACTGATCGAGAACTTCCGGCCGGGCGTGCTCGACCGGCTCGGGTTCTCCGTCGAGCGGCTGCACGAGCTCAACCCGGGCCTGGTGATCCTCTCGATCACGGGCTTCGGGCACGACGGGCCGGAGGGCGGGCGCGCCGGGTACGACCAGATCGCGCAGGGCGAGGGCGGGCTGATGAGCATCACCGGCGCGACCGAGCCGACCAAGACCGGGATGCCGATCGCGGATCTGCTGGCCGGCATGTACGGCGCGTACGGCGCGCTCGCGGCGCTGCACGAGCGCTCGATCACCGGCCGCGGCCGCGTGGTGCGGACGTCGCTGCTCGCGTCGGTCGTCGGCGTGCACGCGTTCCACGGGACGAAGTGGACCGTCGCCGGGCAGTTGCCGGAGCGCGTCGGCAACCACCACGCGCAGATCGCGCCGTACGGGATGTACCGGACGCGCGACGACAGCATCCAGGTCGCGGTCGGCAGCGAGGGGCAGTGGCGCACGTTCGCGCCGATCGTCGGGCTCGACCCGGACGATCCGCGCTTCGCCGCCAACCCCGACCGGGTCGCGCACCGCGACGTGCTGACCGCGGCGATCGAGTCCGCTTTCGCCGCCGAGCCGGCCGATGTCTGGCTGCGGCGGCTGGCCGATGCGGGGATCCCCGCCGGCAAGGTCCGCGACTTCCAGCAGGTCTACGAGTGGGACCAGACGCGGTCGCAGGGGTTGCTGATCGACGTCGAGCACCCGGAGCTCGGGATGATCCAGCTGCCTGGTCCGCCGCTGCGGTTCGACGACAACCCGTACGCCGGTGCGCGCGAGACCAACCTGCCGCCGCCTCGGCTTGGTGAGCACAACGATGCCGTACGGGCTTGGCTCGACGAGGACTGAACTTCTTCCAGCCGACGCCCACCACTGATCAACCACCCGGCAGCAGTCGTCCGCGCGGCGTGTCACGGCGTGTCGCGCTGATCTCGCGCGGTTGATCGGTGGTGCACGTCGACCCTTCGACCTGCCTCGAACAGGTGTCGTCCGGCGGCGCCCGCTCCTAGGGTCGGAAGACGCCGTCGGGTGTCGATTCCGGCCACGACCGGTGCCAGGGGTTGACGGGCTGGCGAGCACAGGCATAGCGTCCGGGAAATCGATTACTCAGCCGATCGCGGAGGTGTCATGGCCGAGTCCGCCCTGGTCCGGATGTCGGGGATCGGCAAGCGGTACGGCGGGGTGCAGGCGTGCCACGAGGTCGAGTTCAGCCTGGGCCCCGGCGAGGTGCACGCGTTGCTCGGTGAGAACGGCGCCGGCAAGTCCACGCTGATGAAGATCCTGTCCGGTGACGTCACCGACTACGACGGGCGGATCGAGATCGCCGGCGCGGCCGTGTCGTTCGGTGGACCGACCGACGCGCAGGCCGCCGGGATCGCGATGATCCACCAGGAACTCGACCTGGTGCCCGCGCTGTCGGTCGCCGACAACATCTTCCTCGGCCGCGAGCTGCGGACGCCGTACCGGACCGTCGACCGCCGCCGGATGGACCGCGAGGCCCGCGCCCTGCTGGAGCGCAGCGGTGTGAACCTCGACCCGCGCCGCCCGGTCGGCGAGCTGCGCGTCGGCGAGCAGCAGCTCGTCACGATCGCGAAGGCGATCTCGCTCGACGCCCGCGTGCTGATCATGGACGAGCCGACGTCGGCGCTGACGACGTCCGAGGTCGAGCGGCTGTTCGCGGTGATCCGCGAGCTGCGCCGGTCGGGTGTCGGCATCGTCTACATCAGCCACCGGATGGAGGAGATCGCGCAGGTCGCCGACCGCGCGACCGTGCTGCGCAACGGGAAGATCGTCACCAGCTTCGACCCGCGCAAGCTGACCACGGCGGAGGTGGTCGAGGCGATGGTCGGCCGTCCGGTGCAGACCATGTTCAGTACGCCGGACGTCTCGACCGGCGACGAGCTGCTGCGCGTCGAGGACCTGGTCCTCAAACCGCGACGCCCGCGCCCCGGGCGCCGCGACCCCGAGGGGATCTCGCTGACCGTGCGCTCCGGCGAGATCGTCGGCCTGTGCGGCCTGCTCGGCGCGGGCCGGACCGAACTGCTCGAGACCCTGTACGGCGTGGCGCCGGGCGGTACGCGCACCGGCCGGATCGTCCTGCAGGGCAAGGAGATCCGGCCGCGGGGCCCGCGGCACGCGCTGGCGCAGGGCATCGGGCTGGTCCCCGAGGACCGGCGGGCCTCCGGGCTGGTGCTGTTCCACTCGATCCTGGCGAACACGGTGGTGTCGAGCCTGCCGGCGTACGGGCGGCTCGGCGTGATCGCGCGCCGGATGGAACGGGCCGCGTCGGTGAAGATGGCCGACCGGCTGCGGCTGAAGTTCGGCCGGTTGCAGGACGACGTCGGGACACTGTCCGGTGGCAACCAGCAGAAGGTCGTCTTCGGCAAGATGCTGCTGACCGAGCCGAAGCTGCTGCTGCTCGACGAGCCGACCCGCGGTGTCGACATCGGGGCGAAGGCGGAGATCTACCGCCTGCTGGGGGAACTGGCCGGGCAGGGCCTCGGGGTGCTGCTGGCGTCGTCGGAGCTGCCCGAGCTGATCGGCGTCTGCGACCGCGTCGTCGTACTGCGGGACGGACGCGACGTCGCGTCGTTCAAGACATCTGACTCCGGCGAGAGCGATCTGCTCGCCGCCGCGATGGGAGAGAGCGCTGTGTTCGAAGGAGGACCCCGGTGACCGCCCTGCAGG
The Kribbella italica DNA segment above includes these coding regions:
- a CDS encoding alpha/beta fold hydrolase, yielding MQAERAGVITPDGVRLHVETAGSPDAPVTVVLAHGWTCSTRSWHHQFTGLPGVLGADGVRVVAYDHRGHGRSDAAPAGTTRIEQLADDLVTVLDEVAPSGPVVYAGHSMGGMTLMALADRRPELFGSRIVGAALVSTSSGQMTSRAFGLPARLDGAAAVVAPRAMNLAGARMEKREARRAAVEAEVKAWRALASTRLRRPALKQLVFGKKVDPAEVDVLLADLEALPGRSFSGFFEAITQHELGHALAVLDDIPVEVMHGTRDRLLPPRHANRMAQLIPSSRLWMYPGAGHMLMQERPRDVTHRLASLARKAVS
- a CDS encoding CoA transferase — protein: MQNLLSDVVVVDLTRALAGPHAAMMLGDLGARVIKVETPAGGDDSRGWGPPFAGDQSTYFLSANRNKESVTADLKSAEGKEFLTRLVGKADVLIENFRPGVLDRLGFSVERLHELNPGLVILSITGFGHDGPEGGRAGYDQIAQGEGGLMSITGATEPTKTGMPIADLLAGMYGAYGALAALHERSITGRGRVVRTSLLASVVGVHAFHGTKWTVAGQLPERVGNHHAQIAPYGMYRTRDDSIQVAVGSEGQWRTFAPIVGLDPDDPRFAANPDRVAHRDVLTAAIESAFAAEPADVWLRRLADAGIPAGKVRDFQQVYEWDQTRSQGLLIDVEHPELGMIQLPGPPLRFDDNPYAGARETNLPPPRLGEHNDAVRAWLDED
- a CDS encoding SDR family NAD(P)-dependent oxidoreductase → MTGRGGFVRRPSWDLAGKRALVTGAAGAFGRATVEALRGRGATVVGLDLQKSDDVIECDLTQPELIPAAVGRLGGLDLLINNAGIGVPALAGDAPDATARKVIEVNLFAGWGVTAAALPALREAKGRVIFVSSGLAYVTLPLAASYLVSKRAIDTYADALRIENGRHLDVSVIYPGYVPTPIHDASLARGVDLGMFLPAETVEQVVGTIVDVAAARRPPRNRASTRTTGIGVAVARHLPSVADRIVRVRTNRRRRGLGELTDRLGKI
- a CDS encoding sugar ABC transporter ATP-binding protein, whose translation is MAESALVRMSGIGKRYGGVQACHEVEFSLGPGEVHALLGENGAGKSTLMKILSGDVTDYDGRIEIAGAAVSFGGPTDAQAAGIAMIHQELDLVPALSVADNIFLGRELRTPYRTVDRRRMDREARALLERSGVNLDPRRPVGELRVGEQQLVTIAKAISLDARVLIMDEPTSALTTSEVERLFAVIRELRRSGVGIVYISHRMEEIAQVADRATVLRNGKIVTSFDPRKLTTAEVVEAMVGRPVQTMFSTPDVSTGDELLRVEDLVLKPRRPRPGRRDPEGISLTVRSGEIVGLCGLLGAGRTELLETLYGVAPGGTRTGRIVLQGKEIRPRGPRHALAQGIGLVPEDRRASGLVLFHSILANTVVSSLPAYGRLGVIARRMERAASVKMADRLRLKFGRLQDDVGTLSGGNQQKVVFGKMLLTEPKLLLLDEPTRGVDIGAKAEIYRLLGELAGQGLGVLLASSELPELIGVCDRVVVLRDGRDVASFKTSDSGESDLLAAAMGESAVFEGGPR